DNA sequence from the Terriglobia bacterium genome:
GCACGTTGTCCCCGGGCATCACCATCTCGACGCCCTCCGGCAGCTTCGCCACCCCCGTCACGTCCGTCGTCCTGAAGTAGAACTGCGGACGGTACCCCGTGAAGAACGGCGTGTGGCGACCCCCTTCCTCC
Encoded proteins:
- the tuf gene encoding elongation factor Tu (EF-Tu; promotes GTP-dependent binding of aminoacyl-tRNA to the A-site of ribosomes during protein biosynthesis; when the tRNA anticodon matches the mRNA codon, GTP hydrolysis results; the inactive EF-Tu-GDP leaves the ribosome and release of GDP is promoted by elongation factor Ts; many prokaryotes have two copies of the gene encoding EF-Tu), whose protein sequence is EEGGRHTPFFTGYRPQFYFRTTDVTGVAKLPEGVEMVMPGDNVRMEIELITPIAMDKGLRFAIREGGRTVGAGTVTEIIQ